From the Lathyrus oleraceus cultivar Zhongwan6 chromosome 4, CAAS_Psat_ZW6_1.0, whole genome shotgun sequence genome, one window contains:
- the LOC127073997 gene encoding proline transporter 2 — protein sequence MDVEGRTSNANDNSLTHNPEHGQEKDIPNDSYDLSTAHTIDRDSWQQVGLMLVTGFNCGWIFSFSNLIMVPLGWTWGVILLFVVGLYTAYANWLLAAFHFIDGRRFIRYRDLMGFVYGKKMYHLTWISQFLTLLLENMGFILLGGKALKEINSEFSDSPLRLQYYIAITGAAYLIFSFSIPTLSSMRNWLGASAVVTLAYIVFLLIVVVKDGKSNTNKDFNITGSKVNKVFNSFGAISAIIVTNTSGMLPEIQSTLRKPAVKNMRKALFSQYTVGALFYYGVTIIGYWAYGSMVSSYLPENLSGPRWINVIVNVIVFLQSIVSQHMFVVPIHEALDTRFLEIGKGMHSGKNFKRLFLLRVCFYTGNTLVAAAFPFMGDFVNLLGSFSLVPLTFMFPSMLFLKIKGKGARIEKKAWHWINILFSFLLTIATTISAIRFIIDNIQKYQFFADA from the exons ATGGATGTGGAAGGAAGAACAAGCAACGCCAATGATAACTCTCTCACTCACAACCCCGAACATGGTCAAGAAAAGGATATACCAAATGATAGTTATGACCTTTCTACAGCCCATACTATTGACCGAG ATTCATGGCAACAAGTGGGGTTGATGTTGGTGACAGGCTTCAACTGTGGTTGGATATTCAGTTTCTCGAACCTGATTATGGTTCCACTTGGTTGGACTTGGGGTGTTATATTGCTTTTTGTTGTTGGATTATACACAGCTTATGCTAATTGGCTATTGGCAGCTTTTCATTTCATAGATGGACGTAGATTCATCAGATACAGAGATCTCATGGGATTTGTTTATG GAAAGAAGATGTATCACCTAACATGGATTTCACAGTTCTTGACCCTTCTACTTGAAAACATGGGTTTCATCCTCCTTGGAGGCAAAGCACTTAAG GAAATAAACTCAGAATTTAGTGATTCTCCCTTAAGACTTCAATACTACATAGCCATCACAGGAGCAGCATATCTCATATTTTCCTTCTCCATTCCAACATTATCTTCAATGAGAAATTGGCTAGGAGCTTCTGCAGTCGTCACCCTCGCTTACATAGTATTTCTTCTGATTGTTGTTGTCAAAGATGGTAAATCAAATACAAACAAAGATTTTAACATCACCGGAAGCAAAGTGAACAAGGTGTTCAATAGTTTTGGTGCCATTTCTGCCATCATTGTTACCAACACTAGTGGCATGCTCCCTGAGATACAGTCAACTCTTCGTAAACCAGCAGTGAAGAACATGAGAAAAGCGTTGTTCTCACAATATACAGTGGGAGCCTTGTTTTATTATGGTGTTACTATAATTGGATATTGGGCTTATGGATCAATGGTATCTTCCTATCTTCCTGAAAATTTAAGTGGACCAAGATGGATCAATGTCATTGTTAATGTCATTGTTTTTCTACAATCCATCGTATCTCAACAT atgtttgtggTACCTATTCATGAGGCTTTGGACACTAGATTTCTAGAAATTGGCAAGGGTATGCATTCGGGAAAGAATTTTAAACGTTTGTTTCTACTACGCGTCTGCTTCTATACCGGAAACACATTAGTCGCTGCTGCATTTCCTTTTATGGGTGACTTTGTAAATTTGCTTGGCTCATTTTCACTTGTTCCTCTCACTTTCATGTTCCCAAGCATGCTCTTTCTTAAG ATAAAGGGAAAGGGAGCTAGGATTGAGAAGAAAGCATGGCATTGGATCaacattttattttcatttttacTTACAATAGCAACAACTATTTCAGCTATACGGTTCATAATCGACAACATCCAAAAGTATCAGTTCTTTGCTGATGCATGA